A segment of the Streptomyces sp. Tu 2975 genome:
TGCGGCAGGCATGGCGGGAGGCTACGGCAGCCGAAATCAATAAACAAACGGTCTGGACGGACTGTATGTTCGCTGCCTATCGTGCCGCCATGCTCACGTCCGCGGTACGGATCGAGCGCGACGGCCCCGTGTTCACGGTGATCCTCGCGCGTCCCGAGGTGCGCAACGCCGTCGACGGACCGACGGCCGCCCTGCTCGCCGATGCCTTCCGGCAGTTCGAGGCGGACGAGGACGCGGCCGTCGCCGTGCTGTGGGGCGAGGGCGGCACTTTCTGTGCCGGCGCCGATCTCAAGGGCGTGGGTACCGAGCGCGGCAACACGGTGCGGGCCGAGGGCGACGGTCCGATGGGGCCGACCCGGCTACGGCTGGACAAGCCGGTGATCGCCGCGGTCTCCGGCCATGCGGTGGCGGGCGGGTTGGAGTTGGCGATCTGGTGCGACCTGCGGGTCGCCGAGGATGACGCCGTCTTCGGGGTGTTCTGCCGCCGCTGGGGCGTCCCCTTGATCGATGGAGGGACCGTGCGGCTGCCGCGGCTGATCGGCGAGAGCCGCGCCATGGACATGATCCTTACGGGCCGTCCCGTCCCGGCGCGCGAGGCGTACGACATCGGGCTCGCCAACCGCCTCGTCCCGGTCGGTGAGGCGCGCCGGGCAGCTGAACAACTCGCCCGTGAGATCGCCGCTTTCCCGCAGCTCTGTCTGCGTCACGACCGGCTCTCCGCCCGCGAACAGCACGGGCTGACCGAGCGGGAGGCCCTGGCAGCCGAGTACCGGCACGGTATGGTCCCGCTCACCGGCGGCGAGACCCGGTCCGGGGCCGAACGATTCACACGCGGCGCAGGCCGCCACGGCTCGTTCTCCGAGTGAACGGTGGTCCCATGTACCCGTGGGAAGCGGTGCCGAGGTCGACGTTCCGACCAATTCCGCGACTTCCCGCCTCGCGGTGTCAGCTGCGCTCGGCCTTGGTGATGCGCGGTGTCGTCGGGGTGTCGGACTCCCCGGCCTTGCGGCTGGAGACGTACCGCTCGGCCCGCTTGCCGGGACCGACGTCCGGGAAGCCTGCCACCACGGAGTCGACGACTGTCCCGTCACCGGTGACGAAGTCCACCTGGACCGAGTAGAAGGCCGTCTTGTCGGTCGAGTTGTTCACCCTGACCAGACCGGTGCGCAGCCCGTCCGAGCGGGTGGTGGCCACTCCTTGCAGGGACACGTCTCCCGTCGCGTTGCCGCGGCCCTCGACCGTGCTCAGCTCGGCGGACGCGGAGGCCCTGACACTTGCCTCCGCCGCGGACACGGACTCCTCGAGGTCCTTCTGGGTGCGCGGCGTGGCCGTGCTCGTATCCGTCGGGGACGCGGACTCGGTCGCGCCGGGAGGGCTGGTCGTCGTGGCAGCGCCGGACCCCTCGTCACCACCGGAGCCGCAGGCGGCCAGCGAGACGGCGATGAGCGGTGCCAATACTGCGGGCGCGAGGCGGGGGCGGTTCACGGCAGCTCCGTTCTGCGGCTCCGGCTACAAGCCGATAGGGCATTTTGCCCCGAAACGGCGCCTGCTCCCCCCACGACCCGCCGGTATGCCCTAGTGCGCCGCGAGCCTCTCCACCAGCCCGATCCCCCGCGCCAGCAGCTTCCGCTCCTCCACCGTCAATTCGGCCTCGATCGCCCGTGCAAGCCAATCCGCCCTGCGCCCCCGCTCCTCCTCCAGCAGCGCCTGCCCGGCAGAGGAAAGCTCGACCAGGCTCTTGCGGCCGTCCGTCGGATGCGCCCGGCGCGTGATCAGCCCCTGCTCCATGAGCAGTCCGACGGCTCGGGCCATGGACTGCGGGCGCACCCGCTGATCGGCCGCCAGTTCACTGGTCGTCATCGCACCGCTGCGGTCCAGCGCACCGAGAACGGCCACCTGACCCAGCGGCATCTGGTCCTCGAGTTTCACGCGCCGCGTGAGCTTTCCCATTGCGGTGCGCAGTTCGGCCGCGACGGCGGCGGATTCCGGAAGGGGCATACCGAATTTTAACGCAGCACAACTGAACAGCATATCTGCGCAGCAAGCCTGAACAGCACAACTGAACAGCATTGCTGTAGAGTTCTGTGCGCCGGGTCGAGCGCCACCGTCGCCGCCGCTGAACCCCGGCACGCATGCGACAACGGGAAGGACTCCCATGACCGCCATCACTTCCGTCATCGGCCGCCGCGTCCTCGACAGCAGGGGCAACCCCACCGTCGAAGTGGACGTGGAACTGGCGGACGGGTCCATCGGCCGGGCAGCGGTCCCCTCCGGCGCTTCGACCGGCGCCCGCGAGGCCGTCGAACTCCGCGACGGCGACCCGGCCCGCTGGCACGGCAAGGGCGTCGACCAGGCGGTACGCCACGTCAACACGGAGCTCGCAGCCGCCGTCACCGGTCGCGAGGCCGAGGACCAGGCCGGCCTCGACGCCGCTCTCGTCGCCACGGACGGCACCCCCACCAAGGCCAGGCTCGGCGCCAACGCGGTCCTCGGGATCTCCCTGGCCACCGCCAAGGCCGCAGCCGCAGCCCACCGCCTACCGCTCTATCGCTACCTCGGCGGCTCCGACGCCCGGCTGCTGCCCGTACCGATGATGAACATCGTCAACGGGGGCGCGCACGCCGACAATCCCCTGGACTTCCAGGAGTTCATGATCGCCCCATCGGCGCGGAGACCTTCACCGAGGCCGTGCGGATGGGGTCCGAGATCTTCCACACCCTGCGCCGCGACCTTCTCGCCGCCGGGCACTCCACAGGCGTGGGTGACGAGGGCGGCTTCGCACCCGCCCTGCGCACCGCCGAGGAGGCCCTCGACTTCGTGATGACCGCCGTCGAGCGCTCGGGTTACCGGCCGGGCACGGACATCGGCCTGGTCATGGACCCGGCGTCGTCCGAGTTCTTTCGCGAGGGCGCCTACGACTACACCGGGGAAGGAGTGCGGCGCACACCCGCCGAACAGGCCGACTACCTGATCAAGTTGATCGACGCCTACCCCATCGTGTCGATCGAGGACCCGATGGCCGAGGACGACCTGACGGGGTGGCGGGACCTGACCGCACGGGTCGGCGCACGCTGCCAGCTCACCGGTGACGACGTGTTCTGCACGAACGAGACTCTTCTGCGAGAGGGCATCGGCTCGGGCGTCGCCAACTCGGTCCTGGTGAAGGTCAATCAGATCGGCACCCTGACGGAGTCCCTGGCCACCGTCGGGGCCGCCCACCGGGCGGGCTACACCGTCGTCATGTCGCACCGCTCGGGAGAGACGGAGGACACGACGATCGCGGACCTGGCGGTGGCCACGGGCTGCGGCCAGATCAAGACCGGATCCCTGTCCCGCTCCGACCGCACCGCCAAGTACAACCAACTCATCCGCATCGAGGAACAGTTGGGCGACAGTGCCCGGTACGCAGGCGCCGAAGCGCTGGGTCGCTAGGGCCCATCCGGGCGGATCACGCCTCGGCCGCGGGATCTGGCACACCACTTGCGATCAAGAGCACCAGCAGCCGGCTCACACGACAGGCTGCTCCGCACCGCGATTCCGACACGCCCCTGCACATGGGCGCCCCGGCATGCCGGGGCGCCCTCACGTGCGGTGAGGGCGGTGCGTCACAGATCCGCCCGCGGCGGGCGGCACGCGGGACAGCGCGGCCCCTGGCGCGAGGGATGCCCGGCGGTCAGGGGTCAGACCGCCTCGTCGGGGTGCAGACGCCCCAGCAGCTCGTAGAGGCTGCGGCGGCCCTCGTCGTCGAGACGGTTGAAGGCCGCCGAGCTGGCCCGCATGTCGGCGCGGATCACGCGGACGGCCTCCAGGCCCTTGTCCGTCGCGACCACGTTCTTGATCCGCCGGTCGGCCGGGTCGAGGTGCCTGGAGACCAGGCCATGAGCCTCCAGCCGGTCGACGAGCCCGGTGATGTTGGAAGCGTCGCAGGCGAGCAGTCCCGCAAGCGCCCGCATCGGCAGTGGCTGCCGGAGCAGGATGAGCATCTTGGCCTGCGTCATGGTGAGCCCCTGCACCGCGGCCGCCGCAGCCAGGTCCCGGTAGTAGCCGGCAGCAGCTCGCGCCAGGCGCTCCAGGAGCTGGACGTGCGTGGGGTCGCTCCCCTTCGGGTCAGGGGTTTCGGGTGCCGGCTTCGGGGCGGGGGTGCGGGGCATGCCTCCAGTCTAGGTGAAGCTCAATGTTTGACTTCCTCAACCATTGACGTCTACCGTCGTCCGCGTTGCTTGAGTTAGTCAAGCATCTGGCAGTCGCGCCCCTTCTCGGGCTCCGGCACCACCCCAGCCCCGCCCCTGAGAGAGCACCCGTGTCCCGAACCGTTGCCCCGTCGCCCGGCCGACACCGACGAGAGATCGCAGTCGTTCTCGTCCTGAGCCTCGCCGCCATGGTCGTGTCCATGATGCAGACACTCGTGGTCCCGATCCTCGGTCTGATAGGGACCAGCCTCGGCAGCAGTACCGCAGAGGTCAGTTGGGTCACGACCGCGACCCTGCTCTCCGCAGCCGTCTTCACTCCCCTGCTCGGCCGCCTGGGAGACCAGCACGGGAAGAAGCCGACCCTCATCGGCGTGCTGGTGGTGATGATCGCCGGCTCGGTCCTGGCGGCCACGACCGACTCGCTCCTCTGGCTCATCGTCGGCCGGGTTCTCCAGGGAGCCGCCACGGCGATCTTCCCGCTCGCGCTGTCGGTACTGCGCGAGGAGGTCTCCCCCCACCGGCTGCCCGGAGCGATGTCACTGGTCAGCGGCACCCTCGCGTTCGGCAGCGGCTTCGCGCTCGTCACCACCGGCCTGCTGACCCGCGGCGAGAACGCCGACTATCACCCCGTCTTCTGGCTGGCCGCCGGGCTGGCTCTGGTCACACTCCTCGCCGTCGTCCTCCTCGTACCGGCGAGCCGCACCAAGACCGGAGGGCGCACGGACATCCTCGGCGCCCTCACCCTCGGTCTTTTCCTGGTCCTGCTGCTGCTGCCGATCTCCCAGGGCCACGAGTGGGGCTGGACCTCCGCCCGCACCCTGGGCAGCTTCGCCGGAGCGGTCGTCATGGCCGGTGTCTGGTCGTTCACCGAGAGCCGTGTGCGCGAGCCACTGGTCGACATGAAGATGTTCCTCCACCGCCCGGTCCTGTTCAGCAACCTCGCGGGCCTCTTCGTCGGATTCGGGATGTTCGCCCAGTTCCTCGGCGTCTCCTATCTGGCTCAGATACCGCGGGACATCGCGGGCTACGGCTTCGGCGCATCCGTTCTCCGCGCCTCCGTCGAGTACCTGCTGCCCAGCACGATCGCCTCCCTCGTCGCCGCCCAGTTCGGCGGCCTGCTGATCCGCCGGTTCGGCCCACGCCTCACCCTCGCGCTCGGTGCGGTGATCGGCACCGCCGGCTTCGCGTGGCTGGCCACCGCCCACTCCTCGACCCCCTCGGTCATCGGCGCCGGAATGGCTGTCGGAACGGCCATCAGCCTCGGGTACGCCGCGATGCCCGCACTGATCGTCGCGGGAGTACCGCCCCACCAGACCGGCGTCGCCAACGGCATCAACTCCATCTCCCGCTCGGTCGGAAGCTCGATCGGCAGTGCGCTGATCACGACCCTGCTCGCCTCCCGGACCATCGAGAACCTGCCGGCAGGAGTGCCCCCGCTGCCTGCCGAGAGCCAGTTCACCCTGAGCTTCACCATCGCCGGTGTCGCCTTCGCCGCCGTCCTGGCCGTCGCACTGCTCGGCCTGAAGCGGCAGCGGCAGGCGCCCCGTGCGGAACACCGGCCGGCCACCGAGTCGGCCCCAGCGCCGGCTGTCGCCACCGCGTCCGCCTGACGAGCCACCCGATCCGCACCACTGCGGTCCTGCCCCACCGTGAGATCGCACCCCACAGCAAGGAGTACCACCATGAAGGCCATCACCTACCGCGCCTACGGCAGCCCGGACGTCCTGGAATACGGCGACGTCCCGAACCCGAAGCTCGCCCCCGACGCCGTGCTGGTCCGCGTGAAGGCCGCCTCCGTCAACCCGGTCGACTGGAAGATCCAGGCCGGATACCTGGACGGCGTCATGGACACCGTTTTCCCCGTCATCCCCGGTTGGGACGTGGCAGGCGTCGTCGAGGAGGCGGGGGTCGGTGTCACCGAATTCGCCCCGGGCGACGAAGTGATCGGCTACGTCCGGGAGGACTTCGTCTCCCGCGGCACTTTCGCCGAATACGTCGCCGCCCCGGTCCGTACGCTCGCCCGCAAGCCGGCCGGCCTCTCCTTCGAGGAGGCCGCAGGCATCCCGCTGGCAGGTCTCACCGCCTACCAGGCGCTGACCCGCGCACTGAACGTGGGCAGCGGCGACACCGTACTGGTGCACGCCGCGGCGGGTGGGGTCGGCTCCATGGCCGTACAGATCGCCCGAACGCTCGGCGCCCGCGTCATCGGTACGGCGAGCGAGCGCAACCACGACTACCTGCGTGGGCTCGGCGCCGAGCCGGTCACCTACGGCGAGGGCCTCACCGACCGCGTGAAAGCGCTGGCGCCGCAGGGTGTGAACGCCGTGCTCGACCTGATCGGCGGCGAAGCCCTGAAGATCTCCCCCGGGCTGCTCGCCGAAGGCGGCCGCCTGGCCTCCGTCGCCGACGGCGCCGTCCTCGGCCTCGGAGGCCGGTACGTCTTCGTCCGGCCCGACGCCGAGGACCTCGAGGCGCTCACCGTCCTCGCGGAGCGGGGGCAGCTGCGCGTGGACGTGGCCGCGACATTCCCGCTCGATCAGGCCGCTGACGCCCAGCGGCTCAACCAGGAGGGGCACACCCGCGGCAAGGTGATCGTCACCGTCGGCTGAGCCGCCCTGCCCGTACGCCATCGCCGGCCCACCTCTGCCGGACGAAAAGCCCCCACCACCGCGCGACGCGCGCACCTCCCGAAGGAGACAGTCGTGACCGCAGTTCTGTTCGTCGTCACCGGTTCCGACCACTGGACACTCGCCGACGGCACCCTGCACCCCACCGGCTACTGGGCCGAGGAACTCGCCACACCCCACCGGCTGTTGCGCGAAGCCGGGTTCGACGTCACCATCGCCACGCCTGGTGGCGTCGCGCCGACCGTCGATGCCGTCAGCCTCGCCGCCGGGTCCACCGGCGGTACGGAGCAGGCCGACGCCTTCGCCGCGTACCTGGCTTCCATCCGCGCCGACCTGGAGAACCCGCTCAAGCTCGAGGAGGTGGACCTCGACGCGTACGCCGCCGTCCTCTACCCCGGTGGCCACGGCCCCATGGAGGACCTCGCCGTCGACGCCGCCTCCGGCCGCCTCCTCACCGCGGCGCTGGACTCCGGCAAGCCGCTCGCTGTGCTGTGCCACGCCCCCGCGGCCCTGCTCGCCGCCCGGCACGAGGACGGCAGCTGGCCGTTCGCCGGTTACCGCATGACCGGCTTCACCAACACCGAGGAGACCATGGCCGGCTTCGCCGACAAGGCCACATGGCTGCTCCAGGACCGCCTCGAGGAACTCGGCGCCGACTTCCACGCCGCTTCCCCGTTCACCGCACACGTGGTGACGGACCGCAACCTGCACACCGGCCAGAACCCGGCCTCCTCCGAGCAGCTCACCCGGAACATCATCGACATCCTGAACCGCGGCTGATCCCCCTGCCGAACGCCGACGCCGGGGCTGTCCCGCAGCGGCCCGGCGCCCCCGTCCACGTACCGCACCTGTGAGGGAACCATGAACAACCCTGCGCCCGAACAGCCCGCCGAGCTCGTCTCCCGGCTGCGCGCCACCTTCCGCACCGGCACCACCAAGCCCGTGGCCTGGCGTGTCGGGCAACTCCGCCGGATGCGTACCCTGCTCACCGAGCACGGTGAGGAGCTCGCCGCCGCCCTCCGCGCCGACCTGGGGAAGAGCGCCACCGAGGCTCACCGCACGGAGATCGACTTCGTCATACGCGAGATCGACCACACCCTGGAGCATCTCGACGGCTGGCTGCGCCCCGAACAGGCCCACGTTCCCGCGTTCCTGGGGGAGGCGAGTGCCTGGACGCAGTACGACCCGTTGGGCGTCGTGCTCGTCATCGCCCCCTGGAACTATCCGGCGCAGCTCCTGCTCGCTCCCATGGCCGGCGCCCTGGCCGCAGGCAACGCGGTGGTCGCCAAGCCCAGCGAACTGGCCCCGGCCACATCCGCCGCCCTGGCCCGCCTCCTGCCGAAGTACCTCGACACCGACGCGGTCGCCGTGGTCGAAGGCGGGGTCCTGGAGACCACCGCCCTGCTCGAGCAGCGCTTCGACCACATCTTCTACACCGGCAACGGCACGGTCGGCCGCATCGTGATGGCCGCCGCCGCCCGGCACCTCACCCCCGTCACCCTTGAACTGGGCGGCAAGTCACCGGCGTTCGTGGACCGTGGTACCGACCTGGACACCGTCGCCGCCCGCCTCGCGGCAGGGAAGTTCCTCAACGCCGGACAGACCTGCGTCGCGCCCGACTACGTCCTCACCGACCCCGGGACGGCACGCGCTCTGGAGGGAGCCCTGGCCAAGGCGGTGGAGGGCCTGTACGGACCGGACGCCTCCGTCTCTCCGGAGTACGGCCGTATCGTCAACGAACGCCAC
Coding sequences within it:
- a CDS encoding type 1 glutamine amidotransferase domain-containing protein — its product is MTAVLFVVTGSDHWTLADGTLHPTGYWAEELATPHRLLREAGFDVTIATPGGVAPTVDAVSLAAGSTGGTEQADAFAAYLASIRADLENPLKLEEVDLDAYAAVLYPGGHGPMEDLAVDAASGRLLTAALDSGKPLAVLCHAPAALLAARHEDGSWPFAGYRMTGFTNTEETMAGFADKATWLLQDRLEELGADFHAASPFTAHVVTDRNLHTGQNPASSEQLTRNIIDILNRG
- a CDS encoding aldehyde dehydrogenase family protein encodes the protein MNNPAPEQPAELVSRLRATFRTGTTKPVAWRVGQLRRMRTLLTEHGEELAAALRADLGKSATEAHRTEIDFVIREIDHTLEHLDGWLRPEQAHVPAFLGEASAWTQYDPLGVVLVIAPWNYPAQLLLAPMAGALAAGNAVVAKPSELAPATSAALARLLPKYLDTDAVAVVEGGVLETTALLEQRFDHIFYTGNGTVGRIVMAAAARHLTPVTLELGGKSPAFVDRGTDLDTVAARLAAGKFLNAGQTCVAPDYVLTDPGTARALEGALAKAVEGLYGPDASVSPEYGRIVNERHFDRLTALIASGRQVIGGKHDRATKYIAPTVLAEVPADAPVMQEEIFGPILPIVEVAGLDEAIDFINDRDKPLALYAFTDSDTTRERLAAETSSGGLGFGLPLAHLTISDLPFGGVGESGMGSYHGRYSLETFSHRKAVLDKPLR
- a CDS encoding MarR family transcriptional regulator — its product is MPLPESAAVAAELRTAMGKLTRRVKLEDQMPLGQVAVLGALDRSGAMTTSELAADQRVRPQSMARAVGLLMEQGLITRRAHPTDGRKSLVELSSAGQALLEEERGRRADWLARAIEAELTVEERKLLARGIGLVERLAAH
- a CDS encoding MFS transporter, producing MSRTVAPSPGRHRREIAVVLVLSLAAMVVSMMQTLVVPILGLIGTSLGSSTAEVSWVTTATLLSAAVFTPLLGRLGDQHGKKPTLIGVLVVMIAGSVLAATTDSLLWLIVGRVLQGAATAIFPLALSVLREEVSPHRLPGAMSLVSGTLAFGSGFALVTTGLLTRGENADYHPVFWLAAGLALVTLLAVVLLVPASRTKTGGRTDILGALTLGLFLVLLLLPISQGHEWGWTSARTLGSFAGAVVMAGVWSFTESRVREPLVDMKMFLHRPVLFSNLAGLFVGFGMFAQFLGVSYLAQIPRDIAGYGFGASVLRASVEYLLPSTIASLVAAQFGGLLIRRFGPRLTLALGAVIGTAGFAWLATAHSSTPSVIGAGMAVGTAISLGYAAMPALIVAGVPPHQTGVANGINSISRSVGSSIGSALITTLLASRTIENLPAGVPPLPAESQFTLSFTIAGVAFAAVLAVALLGLKRQRQAPRAEHRPATESAPAPAVATASA
- a CDS encoding crotonase/enoyl-CoA hydratase family protein, whose amino-acid sequence is MLTSAVRIERDGPVFTVILARPEVRNAVDGPTAALLADAFRQFEADEDAAVAVLWGEGGTFCAGADLKGVGTERGNTVRAEGDGPMGPTRLRLDKPVIAAVSGHAVAGGLELAIWCDLRVAEDDAVFGVFCRRWGVPLIDGGTVRLPRLIGESRAMDMILTGRPVPAREAYDIGLANRLVPVGEARRAAEQLAREIAAFPQLCLRHDRLSAREQHGLTEREALAAEYRHGMVPLTGGETRSGAERFTRGAGRHGSFSE
- a CDS encoding MarR family transcriptional regulator → MPRTPAPKPAPETPDPKGSDPTHVQLLERLARAAAGYYRDLAAAAAVQGLTMTQAKMLILLRQPLPMRALAGLLACDASNITGLVDRLEAHGLVSRHLDPADRRIKNVVATDKGLEAVRVIRADMRASSAAFNRLDDEGRRSLYELLGRLHPDEAV
- a CDS encoding NADP-dependent oxidoreductase, whose protein sequence is MKAITYRAYGSPDVLEYGDVPNPKLAPDAVLVRVKAASVNPVDWKIQAGYLDGVMDTVFPVIPGWDVAGVVEEAGVGVTEFAPGDEVIGYVREDFVSRGTFAEYVAAPVRTLARKPAGLSFEEAAGIPLAGLTAYQALTRALNVGSGDTVLVHAAAGGVGSMAVQIARTLGARVIGTASERNHDYLRGLGAEPVTYGEGLTDRVKALAPQGVNAVLDLIGGEALKISPGLLAEGGRLASVADGAVLGLGGRYVFVRPDAEDLEALTVLAERGQLRVDVAATFPLDQAADAQRLNQEGHTRGKVIVTVG